A stretch of DNA from Luteibaculum oceani:
CGGTAAAGTCGTGGGAAGGTGAACCCATAGACGGAGACGTGGTAGAAGTAAGATCCAACAAGGGCGGTTTATTGGGCTATGGGTATTTTCAGGATCAAAGTACCATATGTATCCGGATGATCACCTTTGGTGATAATACTCCAAGTACCAGCTTTTGGACCGACAGCTTAGAAAAAGCATGGCGAAGAAGAGAGAAACTAGGCCTAGTGGAGAATAATGAAACCAATATGTATCGACTGGTATTTGCAGAAGGTGATGGTTTACCCGGATTAATTATTGACATGTACGATGGTCATGCAGTAATGCAAGCCTACTCCATAGCAACCTATCATATCAAAGACATCGTAGTTGAATTTTTAAAGAACAAGCTGGGAAGTAAACTGAAATCTGTTTACGTTAAAATGCCCGAACACATTAAAACGCTACACGGTGTTGATGAAGAATTGGTGTACGGGAATGAAATAAGTGAGTGCATTGCCAAAGAAAATGGCACCAAATACCACATTAACTGGGAAACAGGCCAGAAAACAGGTTTTTTCATTGATCAAAGAGACAATAGAAAATGGCTCGGAAGCATCTCTAAAGGTAAGAAGGTACTTAACACCTTCTGTTATACTGGTGGTTTTTCAATTGAAGCTCTAAAAGGGGGCGCTGCAGAGGTTCACTCCCTAGATAGTTCTGAAACAGCTTTACAGGAACTAGAGAGAAACCTTGCTCTAAATGGGCTTGAAAACGCAAATCATAAGACTATTAAGGCCGATGCTGTTGATTACATCAAGAGCATGGAAACCGATTACGATATCATCGTTTTAGACCCTCCTGCATTTGCGAAAAGCATTTCCTCGAGACACAAGGCTATTCAGGGTTACAAAAGGCTAAATGCAAGAGCCATAGAACACATTAAGCCAGGCGGGCTTATCCTAACTTTTTCTTGCAGTCAGGTTGTAGATAAATTCTTGTTCAACAGCACTGTCTTAGCCGCGGCTATCCCAACGGGTAGAGAAATAAAAGTATTGGGACAATTACATCAGCCTGCTGACCATCCATACAGCATCTATCACCCGGAGGGAGAATATTTAAAGGGTCTTGTAATTCAGGTAGATTAATTTAGTGGAGCTCCAATTAAATTTAAAATCCGTACTAAAAGTTACAAACCCCATAATGCTTGGGGGTTTTGTACAATTCATTTTAACCTTTGTAGACACCGCCTTTCTCGGCCATATTGGTGAATTGCAACTTAATGCAGCTGGGAATGCTGGGTTGGTTTATATTACCTTTTTTCTGGTTGCCCAAGGACTAAGTGAGGGACTACAAATTATTACGGCTAGGCGTATTGGTGCGGGTAACCATCTGGCACTTCGAAATTTATTTTGGAATGCCTTTTTCTTGCTCATTGCACTGGCTTTGTTGGCCTATATTCTGGTCGCATGGTTTTCTTCCCCTTTGTTAACCTACGTTACCGCGGATAGCGAGTTAAAAGTTGCAATAGAAGGCTTTCTTAAAATACGAAGCGTTGGTTACTTCTTTGCAATTGCCCAGCTAACCTTAATTGGTTTTTATTCTGGAATAGCCCAAACCAAAATCCTAGCTACCAGTACAACCGTAATGGCCTCGGTAAACCTAGTATTCGATTATCTCCTCATTCATGGTATCTGGTTATTTCCAGAAATGGGGTTAAATGGAGCAGCATTGGCCTCGGTTATTGCAGAGGCTTGCGCTCTGCTGTATTGTATATCCTATGTTAGGCGGGATAAACGGGTTATGGATTGGATTGGTTTTACGGGGTTCAAATTGGTAAAAGAGGAAATCAAAAAACTAGTTCAATTGTCCTTACCTATTATGGGACAGCGTTTTCTGGCAATGATTTCCTGGACCATTTTCTTTTTTCTAATTGAGAAAATTGGTCGTCATGAATTAGCCATCAGCCAGTTAATTAGAAGCCTTTATTTCCTTGCTTTTATTCCCATAATGGGATTTGGAACAACCACCAAAACCTATGTTTCTAATTACATGGCCCAGCATAAATTCGAACTTGTGCCCCAAGCCATAAAGTATTTAACCAAAGTTTCGCTGGTAATAATTGTATTACTCATACATGGGTATTTACTCTACCCCCAGGCCATTATTGGAATACTTACAAACGACGGGACTTTAATTAAAGACACCGCACCCGTACTGCAATTGGTTTTCTTCGAAGCCCTTGTATTTATGGCTGCTACCGTAATTTTTAATGCTATTGCAGGAGTTGGAGATACCCGATGGGCGTTCATTATCGAAAACCTTTGCATCACCATTTACATTTTCACCGCCTATTATATTACTGTTGTCAATCCACAACCCATATTAATAGTGTGGTGTATGGAGTTTGTATATTTTGGACTCTTGCTTATAGGATCGCTACTCTACTTCAGGTTTAAAAACTGGAGAGCAATACAGATATAACAATATGAAGAATAGAATTATATTTTTTGGAACACCAGAATTTGCGGCTTTCCAACTTCGTTATTTAATAAAAGAAGGCTTTAACATTGTAGGGGTTGTAACCACTCCCGACCGCCCAAAAGGAAGAGGAAGAAAACTACAGGCTTGTGAGGTAAAAGAAACAGCATTAGCCCATAATATCCCTGTATTAGAACCCAACAATTTAAAATCTGAGGAGTTTAATGAGGAGTTAATAGCCTTAAAGCCAGATTTACAAGTGGTGGTAGCTTTTAGAATGCTTCCAGAAAAAGTGTGGAAACTCCCTAATATGGGCACTATAAATCTACACGCCTCACTTCTACCCAATTACCGTGGTGCCGCACCAATTAACCATACCATAATAAATGGAGAAGAAAAATCGGGAGTAAGTACTTTTCTCCTAAAACACGAAATTGATACTGGAAACATTCTCCTACAGAAAGAGGTGGACATAGACCCAAATGATAATGCTGGAGATCTTCACGACAAATTAATGCAGGCAGGCGCACCCCTCCTCGCAGAAACCATTAGAGGCTTATTTTCTAATGAAATCACTCCAGTTGATCAGCAGGACCTTATTAATAAAGAAAACATTAGCCCCAAGCATGCACCTAAAATCTTTAAAGACGATTGCAAGCTGAGCTTATCCCAACCAGTTGCGGCATTACACAATAAAATACGAGGACTAAGTCCCTATCCAGGGGCTTTCTTTGATATAAGCTATTTGGATAAACCCGCCGTACTTAAAATATATAAGAGTGAACTACTCGATGAAGGACCAAAATTGGGTTCTGGAAAACTGGAATTTTGGGAGAAAAAGCTGGTTCTGGGACTCGAAAACGGCGTAATTGCACTAGAAATGGTGCAAATTTCAGGTAAACAAAGGATGTCTGGAAGGGAATTTGCGAATGGATTCCAACTCAATAAAATAATTTTTTCGAGCTGAAAGCCCCGTCTTTATTAACATTCAGGTAGATTTATCAACAAAATTTAGGATTTTCTCTTGAATCTCTTGACTGACGTGACATTTCGGCTAAATTTGTCTGAGTCAAAACAAAGTACTAACCCTAAATCAAATAAGTAATGAACAAAGCTGAACTTATCGATCAAATTGCAGACGCTTCTGGTCTGTCGAAAGCAGATTCTAAAAAAGCATTAGATGCTTTCATTTCCGCCACCACTGGCGAGCTTAAAAAAGGAGGAAGAATTTCTCTTGTAGGATTCGGATCATTTGCCGTTTCTGAGCGTTCTGCACGTAAAGGTCGTAACCCTAAAACTGGAAAAGAAATCAACATTCCAGCTAAAAAGGTTGTTAAATTCAAAGCTGGTGCTGACTTAGCTGATAGCGTGAACTAGTCATCAAGTTATAAAAGCTTTTAAGACCCTGACAGGCAAGTCCTCGTCAGGGTTTTTCTTTTTGTACCCTATACGCTCACAACTGACGGCTGCATTTTTCTTGCCTTCTGAAGTTCAAAAATGTATTTGAACATAAAGTGACATGCTAGAAAACCGAAACTGTGCCACAGAAAATGAGTTCCGATTGAGATCAACTGCAAAGGATCTAGAATTCTAAAAAGTAAAGCCAAAGAAAAGGCACCAAAGGCATATGCCACCCACCACCATTGAAAAAATCGAGATTTAATAATGTTCCACACAGTAGGAACCACTACCATAAACCCCATTATGGCATAGGAAATATTGGTGGATTGGTGATCGGGCACAAAGCGGAATACCAATATTTGAGATACTAGACTTAAAATTAGCATCCCAGCTGCTACCCAAAATGAATTGCTAAGCCGGTATACAAAGAAAACCGCTGCAGCCCAACACAACAAAACAATGGGTACCCAGTCCATATACATAAAAAAGGCGTCAAGTCTAAATGCGTGGTAAATTGTCCCTCCCACTGCTCCTACGGTTAATGTTATCGTTGCCGCAGTTAAGAATTTAAATTTCCCAAATTGTCCTCGTAACCGCAGATACCAGTAACCTGCAAGAAATAAAAACAGCAAAGCTGAAATGGTATTAAATGGCTCAACAATGAACTGATCTAAATTGGTTTCGGTGTAGAGAGGACCTCCATCTCGCATGGTAAGTATGGTAGGTGCATTTGAACTTGGCTCCATATATTATTGATTATCTGTGTTTTGGTTTCCTTTTAATTTAAGGCTTTTTAGAGGAAGTTCTTCCTTAATTTGCCCTGATATAAAAAAGTATCGATGAATTACCAGACTGTAAATCCCTTTGATCAATCTGTCATTAGTAAATACGACTATTTAGACGAAAAAGATCTACCTATTGTTCTTAAAAATGCTCAAATCGCATATAAAAACTGGCGTAAATCAGACTTTAAGCAACGATCGGTCTTACTTCTTCAAATAGCTGATCTCCTAGAAAGCCAAAAATTTAAAGCCGCTGAATTGATGGCAATAGAAATGGGAAAACCCCTAGCCCAAGGAATTGCTGAAGTGGAAAAATGCGCCCTCTGTTGTCGCCATTACGCCAATTACAGCAAATCTTACCTTGAAAAAACACCAATCGATGTTCCCGAGGGAAAAGCTTGGATTCAGTATCAACCTCTAGGAGTTATTTTCGGGATTATGCCTTGGAATTTCCCATTCTGGCAAGTAATTCGGTTTGCCATACCAGCCCTTGCAGGTGGGAATGTTATTTTACTGAAACACGCCCCAAATGTTTTTGGATGCGCGAATTTCATTCAAGACATATTTGAACAAGCAGGAACACCTAAACATGCCTTTCAAAATTTAATAATTAGTGAGGAGCTGGCAAAGACGGTAATAGAAAGCCCCATCGTAAAGGGAGTAACGCTAACCGGCTCAGTTGGCGCGGGGAGCAAGGTTGGAGAAATAACCGGAAAACAAATCAAACCCATTGTTCTTGAACTAGGTGGAAATAACCCATTTATTGTATTTCCCGACGCTGATATGGACCTGGTTTTATCCCAGGCGGAAGCGAAACTTCAAAATGCTGGACAATCATGTATTGCTCCTAAGCGATTCCTTATTCACAAAGATTTGTCCCAGAATTTTATCGATAAATTAAAATATATAATCGACAATTATAGCGTTAATGATCCGCTTTCGGAAGAAACCAAATTGGGACCATTAGCCAGATTAGACCTCGCTGAAAAGCTAGAAGAGCAGGTAGCGCGCACGGTTAAAAATGGAGCTGTAGAATTGGTTAAGTTTCGTAGAGAGGATGCCAAAGTTTGGCCCTGTCTTTTAAGTAATGTTACATCAGATTCCCCTGCGTTTGAAGAGGAGTTATTTGGACCGGTTTTTTGCATTACGGAGTTTAGTACAATAGAAGAGGCTATAGACCTAGCAAATAAGAGTGATTTTGGGCTTGGAGCCTCAGTATTCACCAAAAATGAATCCATCCAAAACAGGTTAGTTGACGAATTGGAGGAAGGGGCGGTATTTATAAATTCAATAGTTAAGTCAGATCCCCTACTCCCCTTTGGCGGTATAGGTATTTCTGGCATTGGAAGGGAGTTGGGTGAACCTGGAATTAAAGCCTTTCAAAACGTAAAAACCGTTCGAATTGCATAAACTATTAGTAAAAAATTACATTTGACAAAAGATTAAAGAATGACCGCATTAGGAAATCACATTATTGTTGAGTACATGGGGTGTATCCCCGAAATAATGAATGATGTTTCTGTTATTGAAGAAGCCATGGTAACAGGTGCTGAAATAGCAGGTGCTACAGTTATCAATTCTACTTTCCACCATTTTTCTCCTTATGGAGTTTCGGGGGTTGTAGTTATCCAAGAAAGCCATTTAGCTATACATACCTGGCCAGAATACGGTTACGCTGCGGTAGATTTATTTACCTGTGGTGAAATGGATGCCTGGATTTCATTTGATCACCTGAAAAAGGTATTTGGTGCTAAGAATTACTCGGCCCTTGAAATGAGAAGAGGTGCACTCAACCTTTTAAATAGAGTAGACTTTGACATGCATTCTATGCGCGAAGAAGCGAAAAAGCATGTTAATCCAGGAAAGTATACGAGAAACGTATGGTTTACAGATAAGGATGATAATCAAGCATTATCTCTTCGCCATACTGGAGAAGTTTTATACGACAAAGACTCTGATATCCAAAAAGTTAGGGTTATAGATACTTACGGTTACGGAAAAACACTAACCATAGACAATATGTTTATGTGTACCGAAACCGATGAGGCACATTACCATGAAATGATATCGCATCCAGCTATGTTATCTCATGGAAACGTAAAAAGAGCTTTGGTTATTGGAGGTGGTGATGGGGGAACCATCCGAGAGCTGGTAAAACACCCAAGCTTAGAGAAAGTTGACATGGTGGAAATCGATGCGAACGTTGTAGAAGCATCAAAGCTACACCTCCCTACCCTTTCTAGCGCCTTCGATCATCCAAAGGTTAATTTGCAAATAGCAGACGGTATCAAATTCGTAAACGACGCCGCTCCTGGGACCTACGACCTGATTATTGTGGATGGTTCCGATCCTGTAGGTCCTGCAGAGGGATTGTTTTCTGCCAAATTCTACGAAGCTTGTAAAAAAGCCTTGAATGATAATGGACTTTTGGTAACACAAGGAGAAAGCCCAATGTTTAACCACGAAGTTTTTGCTGAATTAAATACCTGTTTAAAAGGGATTTTCGGTAAAGATTCGGTTAACACGCTACTTTTCCACATCCCTACCTACCCTTCTGGAATATGGAGTTTCCAAATTGCATCTAAAGGAAACATTAATCCTACAAAAGTTAAAGAGGATTTAGCAGGCGATTTTGAGAAAAACAACGCACTTAAATACTACAGCTCCGCACTTCATGGAGCAGCATTTATTCTTCCGAATTACATAAAGAAAATGCTTAATGAATAATAGTTTTGACATCAATGGCGTGGGAATTCCGAACGGACAATACTTCGGATTTCCATTTTCATTGGATGAAGCTGATTTAGTTTATTTATCCATACCATGGGATGCCACAACTAGCTATGGCAAAGGAACTTCACATGGACCTGAAGCTATTTTAGAAGCTTCCACCCAACTCGATTTTTTTGACCCCTGCGTACCCAAAGCATGGAATTATAAAAGAGCAACTATCCCGGTAGATCAGGATATTGCTGTTAAAAATGCTGAGGCCAGGAAATGGGCTAAAATGGTTAGTGATAGTCATTGTGGAGAAACACCTCTGGACGCTGATGTGGTTGAGAAATTAACTGGAAAGGTTAATAGCGCCTGTACAGAACTCAATAACTATGTTTATCAAGAAGCAAAACGCTGGTTAAACAAAAACAAATGGATAGGATTAGTGGGTGGCGATCATGGAGCGCCATTAGGCTTGATGAAAGCGGTTGCTGAGGTTTATCCAGGAGTTGGAATTCTTCAAATCGACGCCCACGCTGATCTTCGCAATTCGTACGAAGGATTTACCTACTCACATGCTAGCATTATGTATAATGCGCTGCAACTTAAGGGTATCGCGAACTTAACTCAGGTAGGTATAAGAGATCTAAGCCCACAAGAAGCAGCCAGAATCGATGAAGACGGTAGAATTAGAACCTTTTTCGATTGGGATCTGAGCGAGCAACAATATCAAGGTAAATTATGGAGCCGCATTTGTGAAGAGATTTCTCGAAGCTTACCAGAGAATGTTTATATCTCATTCGATATAGACGGTTTAGCGCCTTATCTATCTCCAGACACAGGAACACCAGTCCCTGGAGGGTTAACTTTTAACCAGGTCTTATATCTGCTGTATTACATAGTAGAAAGCGGCAAGAAAATTGTTGGATTTGACCTATGTGAAGTGGCTCCAGAAGAAAATGGGGAATGGAACGCAAATGTTGGAGCAAGAATACTATATCGACTAAGCAACCTTCTTTTCTTATCTCAAAATTTCGGATAACTATTATTTGGAATCCTAATAGCAAAGCCTGTTCATCTCATTGAACGGGCTTTTTTTTTAACCTACCCCAAAAAACACTTTCCACACCCGTTTTAAATTGGTATATCTCTAGAGTGGTATATATATGTGCTCATATTTACATTATATGACAAATTAAAAACCGCACATTTTACATTTAACCAAATTTAATTAAATTCAAACTTTAGGTTTTCAATAATAGGTGTTCGTAAAATTTAATTTAATAATGACTTCATATCTAAACTTAATTATATAATCTACCGTCATTAGTACAAGCCTTGCATTTAAACCCAAAAATTTGCGCTCATTTTTTTCTTAGCCTACAAGGTGGAAAATATCCTTCATTTCAGAATTGAACAATACTACCCTAATAAAATCAAGCTTTTTCAACAAATTTTTCATTAGCCTTTTTCAGCCGTCCAATTTTAAACTTTTCATTTTTCATCGTTCAGGCGCCGCTAAGCCGATTTTCACGTCATCTTGTCGATTTAAATCGAACAAACACCCGATATGACGGCAACTCTTCGCTATTTACTTTGCGGAATTCTAGTAGGATTTTCCGCAATAGCATACGGTCAAGGACTTACATGCGCTACCGCTGTTACTATTAACAACGTCCCCTACTCCACGCCCTTTCTTCAAAATGAAACGACTTGTGGAAAAGGAAATAACTACAACCGAGAAGATCGATGTGGTAACATATATATGGATGACGAAGAATTCATGTACGAATTCACGCCAAATGCTGACATGTGCGTTACGGCTACGGTAAACCCAGTTTTAACTGGGATAGGAGCCGATGCTCCCATCGCGCTTTTTATCACCGAAGGTTGTCCAGATGACTTGAATGGTAAATGTATTGCTCAATTCACCAACCCCGACAACGCCAACAATACACCCAAACCGGCCACCCTTGAGAATATTAATCTTAAAGCTGGAAAAACTTATTATTTCCAGGTTACCGCTAGGAGTGAGTGTTTCGATTTTACTTTTAGCCTTAATCAAGGCAACAATTGTCAACCAGATCCTGTGGGCTACAATTGCGAGACTGCCCAGGAAATCACTTCCCTACCCTTTGACACCACAGGCGCGAGTAACTGTAACCGAAAATCGTTTATAAAAGAAGGAAATGACTGTTATTCCACACTATATAATGACGAAGCGTCTTACCTTTATAAATACACCCCCAAACAAAAGGAATGTATTAAAATAACGGGATCACAATCTGGTTCCACTGGTAGAATTACCATGCACGAAGACCAGTGCCCAACTTACTCAGACACCACTTGTAAATGGACGGATTATTGGTACGGCTCCACCTACGTTGAATACCTCACGCTTGACTCTGGAAAAACCTACTATTTCCAAGTATCATCTCGGTCACCATGTATGACCTACAACCTAAACATCTCCACTGTGGATGGGAAAGGAAAGACTTGTTCCGACGCCATAAAAATAGAACCTACCAATAATTATTTCGAAAAACTAGACCTTACCACAAGGTGTATGGGAGATGACATCTCCGTGGAGCCAAAATGTATTAACAGTTCGAGATACAGCTCCTTCAACGAAGTGGTATTTAAATATGAATCCGACGGAAATGAAT
This window harbors:
- a CDS encoding class I SAM-dependent rRNA methyltransferase, yielding MEKLNIAAVATLKTKKDQSIRRYHPWVFSGAVKSWEGEPIDGDVVEVRSNKGGLLGYGYFQDQSTICIRMITFGDNTPSTSFWTDSLEKAWRRREKLGLVENNETNMYRLVFAEGDGLPGLIIDMYDGHAVMQAYSIATYHIKDIVVEFLKNKLGSKLKSVYVKMPEHIKTLHGVDEELVYGNEISECIAKENGTKYHINWETGQKTGFFIDQRDNRKWLGSISKGKKVLNTFCYTGGFSIEALKGGAAEVHSLDSSETALQELERNLALNGLENANHKTIKADAVDYIKSMETDYDIIVLDPPAFAKSISSRHKAIQGYKRLNARAIEHIKPGGLILTFSCSQVVDKFLFNSTVLAAAIPTGREIKVLGQLHQPADHPYSIYHPEGEYLKGLVIQVD
- a CDS encoding MATE family efflux transporter, with translation MLGGFVQFILTFVDTAFLGHIGELQLNAAGNAGLVYITFFLVAQGLSEGLQIITARRIGAGNHLALRNLFWNAFFLLIALALLAYILVAWFSSPLLTYVTADSELKVAIEGFLKIRSVGYFFAIAQLTLIGFYSGIAQTKILATSTTVMASVNLVFDYLLIHGIWLFPEMGLNGAALASVIAEACALLYCISYVRRDKRVMDWIGFTGFKLVKEEIKKLVQLSLPIMGQRFLAMISWTIFFFLIEKIGRHELAISQLIRSLYFLAFIPIMGFGTTTKTYVSNYMAQHKFELVPQAIKYLTKVSLVIIVLLIHGYLLYPQAIIGILTNDGTLIKDTAPVLQLVFFEALVFMAATVIFNAIAGVGDTRWAFIIENLCITIYIFTAYYITVVNPQPILIVWCMEFVYFGLLLIGSLLYFRFKNWRAIQI
- the fmt gene encoding methionyl-tRNA formyltransferase, coding for MKNRIIFFGTPEFAAFQLRYLIKEGFNIVGVVTTPDRPKGRGRKLQACEVKETALAHNIPVLEPNNLKSEEFNEELIALKPDLQVVVAFRMLPEKVWKLPNMGTINLHASLLPNYRGAAPINHTIINGEEKSGVSTFLLKHEIDTGNILLQKEVDIDPNDNAGDLHDKLMQAGAPLLAETIRGLFSNEITPVDQQDLINKENISPKHAPKIFKDDCKLSLSQPVAALHNKIRGLSPYPGAFFDISYLDKPAVLKIYKSELLDEGPKLGSGKLEFWEKKLVLGLENGVIALEMVQISGKQRMSGREFANGFQLNKIIFSS
- a CDS encoding HU family DNA-binding protein, which encodes MNKAELIDQIADASGLSKADSKKALDAFISATTGELKKGGRISLVGFGSFAVSERSARKGRNPKTGKEINIPAKKVVKFKAGADLADSVN
- a CDS encoding aldehyde dehydrogenase family protein is translated as MNYQTVNPFDQSVISKYDYLDEKDLPIVLKNAQIAYKNWRKSDFKQRSVLLLQIADLLESQKFKAAELMAIEMGKPLAQGIAEVEKCALCCRHYANYSKSYLEKTPIDVPEGKAWIQYQPLGVIFGIMPWNFPFWQVIRFAIPALAGGNVILLKHAPNVFGCANFIQDIFEQAGTPKHAFQNLIISEELAKTVIESPIVKGVTLTGSVGAGSKVGEITGKQIKPIVLELGGNNPFIVFPDADMDLVLSQAEAKLQNAGQSCIAPKRFLIHKDLSQNFIDKLKYIIDNYSVNDPLSEETKLGPLARLDLAEKLEEQVARTVKNGAVELVKFRREDAKVWPCLLSNVTSDSPAFEEELFGPVFCITEFSTIEEAIDLANKSDFGLGASVFTKNESIQNRLVDELEEGAVFINSIVKSDPLLPFGGIGISGIGRELGEPGIKAFQNVKTVRIA
- the speE gene encoding polyamine aminopropyltransferase, producing the protein MTALGNHIIVEYMGCIPEIMNDVSVIEEAMVTGAEIAGATVINSTFHHFSPYGVSGVVVIQESHLAIHTWPEYGYAAVDLFTCGEMDAWISFDHLKKVFGAKNYSALEMRRGALNLLNRVDFDMHSMREEAKKHVNPGKYTRNVWFTDKDDNQALSLRHTGEVLYDKDSDIQKVRVIDTYGYGKTLTIDNMFMCTETDEAHYHEMISHPAMLSHGNVKRALVIGGGDGGTIRELVKHPSLEKVDMVEIDANVVEASKLHLPTLSSAFDHPKVNLQIADGIKFVNDAAPGTYDLIIVDGSDPVGPAEGLFSAKFYEACKKALNDNGLLVTQGESPMFNHEVFAELNTCLKGIFGKDSVNTLLFHIPTYPSGIWSFQIASKGNINPTKVKEDLAGDFEKNNALKYYSSALHGAAFILPNYIKKMLNE
- a CDS encoding agmatinase family protein; the protein is MNNSFDINGVGIPNGQYFGFPFSLDEADLVYLSIPWDATTSYGKGTSHGPEAILEASTQLDFFDPCVPKAWNYKRATIPVDQDIAVKNAEARKWAKMVSDSHCGETPLDADVVEKLTGKVNSACTELNNYVYQEAKRWLNKNKWIGLVGGDHGAPLGLMKAVAEVYPGVGILQIDAHADLRNSYEGFTYSHASIMYNALQLKGIANLTQVGIRDLSPQEAARIDEDGRIRTFFDWDLSEQQYQGKLWSRICEEISRSLPENVYISFDIDGLAPYLSPDTGTPVPGGLTFNQVLYLLYYIVESGKKIVGFDLCEVAPEENGEWNANVGARILYRLSNLLFLSQNFG